The following are from one region of the Achromobacter xylosoxidans genome:
- a CDS encoding Vi polysaccharide transport protein VexE, protein MVDTAIADRPAGTEAAARLRDVIRQIHASPEPLNDMSMLKPALREAAQGWRDARRLLVSPLVREGKLVAAIAALEIMVAVYPARADERRLLASLFGRTEQWDRAIAEADAAAGIEPGAAALHAARIQLRVQAGRVAEAAEVARATRNLAENEPGEAYPWLMAFVRNGDAAEAAGMAAALDPRELPNERVATMAVRALLDDGRVAAAIAFGDAALGAGHDCAVLRSSLGLAHLRRGTEDDRKVHALAHFEAGLSAAPADVRLLTLHGETLLRAGRYKEALTPLKQAIDLAPDLEQTRAFYARALRYTLQYDAAADQMMHLLEKSPEKQLWQRAAISALSQAGRKQEAETLFGQYVAQRGQRLPATFQEAMTQLEERLHTAPIPQARLDWAWSMRGDTSIDRAQWERRARWGHLVDHLLFDWLECREESVEEAMQVLGELDTGERFFAPLLAGGKGVVVATAHVGPMYAGLMALELVGIPSRWLATAPSIAQSSYSAALISTADQTEAQVAKACMRALTSGYVLCLAIDGAANPAAPRTTFEGQDVTYSGFASHLAHRMGVPSVFYAPRWENGRVAYTLEMLPAAKPGEDAEAYSLRWQQAYFERLREHLAGPPENLRLSGGIWRHVTAADKSAQQ, encoded by the coding sequence ATGGTTGATACGGCAATTGCGGATCGTCCCGCTGGTACTGAGGCTGCGGCACGCTTGCGTGACGTGATCAGGCAGATTCATGCCTCGCCCGAGCCGCTGAACGACATGTCCATGCTGAAACCGGCGCTGCGCGAGGCTGCGCAGGGCTGGCGCGATGCCCGCCGCCTGCTGGTTTCGCCCTTGGTGCGGGAAGGCAAACTGGTTGCCGCGATCGCCGCGCTGGAGATCATGGTGGCGGTCTATCCTGCGCGCGCCGACGAGCGCCGCCTGCTCGCCAGCCTGTTCGGGCGCACGGAGCAATGGGACCGCGCCATCGCCGAGGCGGACGCCGCCGCAGGCATCGAGCCCGGCGCGGCGGCGCTGCATGCGGCGCGCATCCAGTTGCGCGTGCAGGCCGGCCGCGTGGCCGAGGCTGCCGAGGTCGCGCGCGCGACCAGGAACCTGGCGGAAAACGAGCCTGGCGAAGCCTACCCCTGGCTGATGGCCTTCGTGCGCAATGGCGATGCGGCCGAGGCGGCAGGCATGGCCGCCGCCTTGGACCCGCGAGAGCTGCCCAACGAGCGCGTGGCGACGATGGCCGTGCGCGCCCTGCTGGATGACGGCAGGGTGGCGGCCGCCATCGCCTTCGGCGACGCGGCCCTGGGCGCGGGCCACGACTGCGCGGTCCTGCGTTCGTCCCTGGGTCTGGCGCATCTGCGGCGCGGCACCGAAGACGACCGCAAGGTACATGCGCTGGCGCACTTCGAGGCCGGTCTGAGCGCGGCGCCTGCGGATGTCAGGCTGTTGACGCTGCATGGCGAGACCCTGCTGCGCGCCGGGCGCTACAAGGAAGCCCTGACGCCGTTGAAGCAGGCCATCGACCTGGCGCCGGATCTGGAGCAGACGCGGGCCTTCTATGCGCGCGCGCTGCGCTACACGCTGCAGTACGACGCGGCGGCCGACCAGATGATGCATTTGCTGGAGAAGTCGCCCGAAAAGCAGCTCTGGCAGCGTGCGGCCATCAGCGCGCTGTCGCAGGCGGGCCGCAAGCAGGAGGCCGAGACGCTCTTCGGGCAGTACGTGGCGCAACGCGGCCAGCGGCTGCCGGCGACCTTCCAGGAGGCCATGACGCAGCTGGAGGAACGGCTGCACACCGCACCGATCCCGCAGGCGCGCCTGGACTGGGCCTGGTCGATGCGCGGCGACACCAGTATCGATCGCGCGCAATGGGAGCGCCGTGCGCGCTGGGGCCATCTGGTGGACCACCTGCTGTTCGACTGGCTCGAATGCCGCGAGGAAAGCGTCGAAGAGGCCATGCAGGTGTTGGGAGAGCTGGATACCGGCGAGCGCTTCTTCGCGCCGCTGCTGGCGGGCGGCAAGGGCGTGGTGGTCGCCACCGCGCACGTCGGCCCCATGTATGCCGGGCTGATGGCGCTGGAACTGGTGGGCATCCCGTCGCGCTGGCTGGCGACCGCGCCCAGCATCGCGCAGAGCAGCTACTCCGCGGCGCTGATCTCCACCGCCGACCAGACCGAGGCGCAGGTCGCCAAGGCCTGCATGCGCGCGTTGACGTCGGGCTACGTGCTCTGCCTGGCGATAGACGGCGCGGCCAATCCGGCGGCGCCTCGCACCACCTTCGAAGGGCAGGACGTGACTTACTCCGGCTTCGCGTCCCACCTGGCGCATCGCATGGGCGTGCCCTCGGTGTTCTACGCGCCGCGCTGGGAGAACGGCCGCGTCGCCTACACGCTGGAGATGCTGCCCGCGGCCAAGCCTGGCGAGGACGCCGAGGCGTATTCCCTGCGCTGGCAGCAGGCCTATTTCGAACGGCTCAGGGAGCATCTGGCCGGTCCTCCGGAAAACCTGCGCCTGAGCGGCGGCATCTGGCGCCACGTCACGGCCGCGGACAAGTCCGCGCAGCAATAG
- a CDS encoding polysaccharide lyase family 1 protein codes for MKAAIKTAGWLLALAMSYGGTATAAETCKSPDEHCPSVAALLQQREGYGARATGGLGGKFIDVTSDQDSGPGTLRAALAQAKKGPTWIRFASDMTIVLDTQLRVPSNTTIDGRGRRVTLIDDGLGVYGSKNVILTHLTIDGRLSRLTQAVNVANNSRDVWVDHMDLSRMSDRLLNVKNGSTDVTISWTKFHNSNKVMLLNNITSKNLYANYDRDSIARVTLHHNYFLNTVQRNPRGQFGTFHLFNNLLEDWDFYGMSFSLEAKALVEGNIFKNSAQRKCVEPEFFPTVEGINVNYCHYIPVAAKRSALENGESDRGAYETRKDEHGYTRDYKAFLRLKDNLYLGDAKPVLQDYRPEAAPTPPYCYGYEKPTAELAEKIRKFAGNTGGDTPLPVSRTGSDCGGSPGQ; via the coding sequence ATGAAGGCTGCAATCAAAACCGCGGGCTGGCTGCTTGCCCTGGCCATGTCGTACGGCGGGACGGCCACCGCCGCTGAAACGTGCAAAAGCCCGGACGAGCATTGTCCGTCCGTCGCGGCGCTGCTGCAGCAGCGCGAGGGCTACGGCGCCCGGGCCACGGGCGGCCTGGGCGGCAAGTTCATCGACGTCACGTCCGATCAGGATTCGGGTCCCGGAACGCTGCGCGCCGCGTTGGCGCAGGCAAAGAAAGGACCTACCTGGATACGCTTCGCCTCCGACATGACCATCGTCCTGGATACGCAGCTGCGCGTGCCGTCCAACACGACGATAGACGGGCGCGGCAGGCGCGTCACCCTGATCGACGATGGCTTGGGCGTGTATGGCAGCAAGAACGTCATCCTCACGCACCTGACGATAGACGGACGCCTGTCGCGGCTTACGCAGGCCGTGAACGTGGCCAACAACAGCCGTGATGTGTGGGTCGATCACATGGATCTGTCGCGGATGTCAGACCGGCTGCTGAACGTGAAGAACGGGTCGACCGACGTCACGATCTCATGGACCAAGTTCCACAATTCGAACAAGGTCATGTTGCTCAACAACATTACGTCGAAGAACCTTTACGCCAACTACGACCGCGACTCGATAGCGCGCGTGACGCTGCACCACAACTACTTCCTCAACACCGTGCAGCGCAATCCGCGCGGGCAGTTCGGCACCTTCCACCTGTTCAACAATCTGCTGGAAGATTGGGATTTCTATGGCATGAGTTTCAGCCTGGAGGCCAAGGCCCTGGTCGAAGGCAATATCTTCAAGAACTCCGCGCAGCGCAAATGCGTGGAGCCGGAGTTCTTCCCCACGGTGGAAGGCATCAACGTGAACTATTGCCACTACATTCCGGTCGCCGCCAAGCGCAGCGCGCTGGAGAATGGCGAATCCGACCGCGGCGCCTATGAGACGCGGAAGGACGAACACGGTTATACGCGCGATTACAAGGCCTTCCTGCGGCTGAAGGACAATCTGTATCTGGGCGACGCGAAGCCGGTGTTGCAGGACTACCGGCCCGAGGCTGCGCCGACGCCGCCGTATTGCTATGGCTATGAAAAGCCCACGGCGGAGCTGGCGGAGAAGATCCGCAAGTTCGCGGGGAATACGGGCGGGGACACGCCGTTGCCGGTGTCCAGGACCGGGTCGGATTGCGGGGGATCTCCAGGCCAGTAG
- a CDS encoding helix-turn-helix domain-containing protein produces MMDFTVRTATQLPALLQGFRKEAGLTQAATALRLGVTQQTLSALERNADKVSADRLLQLLSILGVEMVLRQQGAQPGPETTSEPSW; encoded by the coding sequence ATTATGGATTTCACCGTACGCACCGCGACACAATTACCGGCCTTGCTCCAGGGGTTTCGCAAAGAGGCCGGCTTGACTCAGGCGGCCACGGCCTTGCGCCTTGGGGTCACACAACAGACTTTGTCCGCCCTGGAACGCAATGCCGACAAGGTCAGCGCAGACCGGCTGCTGCAGCTGTTGAGCATCCTGGGGGTCGAAATGGTCCTGCGCCAGCAAGGGGCGCAGCCGGGACCCGAAACAACATCCGAACCCAGCTGGTAA
- a CDS encoding type II toxin-antitoxin system HipA family toxin, with product MGRRSHAQILGLWMNGTYVGEWSNRPHAGEVLQYDKDWVASAPGRPLSLSLPFTPGNGPHRGDVVRAYFENLLPDSKEIRERVARRFRAGSTDAFALLAEIGRDCAGALQILPAGTAPADVTSVQASPLNDAQVAQLLRSVPAPALLGGQAIAEDDFRISIAGAQEKTALLRMDGQWCLPQGATPTTHILKLPLGLVGNMKFDLSESVENEWLCSEILAAYGMPVARTEVLSFEDMKVLAVERFDRRWQDGGDGARGLIRLPQEDMCQATGTPPHLKYEADGGPGIERIMSLLETSRHAEHDRRTFFQAQVLFWMLCATDGHAKNFSLFLRPGGAYELTPLYDVLSAYPILGEGPGKLSPVRAKMAMAVRSKNPHWRMRDIQRRHWLTAGARHGVVTPDGQGVQFVVDDLIARTPEAVRMVRARLPPGFPQAVADGILGGLQAAADRLAT from the coding sequence ATGGGGCGACGTTCACATGCGCAGATCCTGGGCCTATGGATGAATGGCACCTATGTCGGAGAGTGGAGCAATCGACCCCACGCCGGCGAGGTCCTGCAGTACGACAAGGACTGGGTCGCCTCCGCGCCGGGCAGGCCATTGTCGCTGTCCCTGCCCTTCACGCCGGGCAATGGCCCGCATCGTGGCGACGTGGTCCGCGCATACTTCGAAAACCTGCTGCCCGACAGCAAGGAAATCCGCGAACGGGTTGCGCGCCGGTTCCGGGCGGGATCGACCGACGCGTTCGCCCTGCTTGCCGAGATCGGCCGTGATTGCGCCGGCGCCTTGCAGATCCTGCCTGCGGGAACAGCGCCTGCAGACGTGACGTCGGTGCAAGCCTCGCCCTTGAACGATGCCCAGGTGGCGCAGCTGTTGCGCAGCGTGCCGGCGCCGGCGCTTCTCGGCGGCCAGGCCATCGCCGAGGATGATTTCCGCATTTCCATCGCAGGTGCGCAAGAGAAGACCGCCTTGCTGCGGATGGACGGACAATGGTGTTTGCCCCAAGGCGCCACGCCGACGACTCACATCCTCAAGTTGCCATTGGGGCTGGTCGGCAATATGAAGTTCGATCTGAGCGAATCGGTGGAAAACGAATGGCTGTGCTCGGAGATCCTGGCTGCCTACGGCATGCCCGTGGCGCGCACGGAAGTACTGAGCTTCGAAGACATGAAGGTGCTCGCCGTTGAACGTTTCGACCGCCGCTGGCAGGACGGCGGAGACGGAGCCCGTGGTCTCATCCGCCTGCCGCAGGAAGACATGTGTCAGGCCACCGGCACCCCGCCGCACCTGAAGTACGAGGCGGATGGCGGACCCGGCATCGAGCGCATTATGAGTCTGCTCGAAACCTCGCGCCATGCAGAGCATGACCGGCGGACATTTTTCCAGGCTCAGGTCCTGTTCTGGATGCTATGCGCAACGGACGGCCACGCGAAGAACTTCAGCCTGTTCTTGCGGCCTGGCGGGGCATATGAACTTACCCCGCTATACGACGTGCTGTCCGCTTATCCGATCCTGGGCGAAGGGCCAGGCAAACTGTCGCCTGTCCGCGCGAAGATGGCGATGGCCGTGCGCTCGAAGAACCCACACTGGCGCATGCGCGACATCCAGCGCCGCCACTGGCTGACGGCGGGCGCGCGACATGGCGTCGTGACGCCGGACGGCCAGGGAGTCCAGTTCGTCGTGGACGATCTGATCGCGCGCACGCCAGAGGCTGTGCGCATGGTCCGCGCCAGATTGCCGCCGGGATTTCCGCAGGCGGTAGCGGACGGCATACTGGGCGGCTTGCAGGCGGCGGCGGACAGGCTCGCCACGTAG
- a CDS encoding AraC family transcriptional regulator — protein MARLAPTDAFNPDTMAQPVTGIASRLIRHDSGLHSHGRGQLLFAHAGSIRLAMPGLIAVLPPIRAAWIPPGTEHRVMIRGEVEYRSIYLDTARIAAPAAAAAILSMTPLLREVFERISLEPFDADWSQGAPCNLLAVCMDELRAARQEPMLLPVPTDRRLAGLNLEELPPELDALSQRVGASARTITRIFQRETGMSYQAWRQLWRLLRAVDLLAAGQSVTAVAFDLGFASDSAFIAYFRQMTGETPGRYVLNER, from the coding sequence ATGGCCAGGCTCGCACCCACCGACGCGTTCAACCCCGACACCATGGCCCAGCCGGTGACGGGCATCGCATCGCGCCTGATACGGCACGATTCCGGCCTGCATAGCCATGGCCGGGGCCAATTGCTCTTTGCTCACGCGGGTTCCATCCGCCTCGCAATGCCGGGGTTGATCGCGGTACTGCCTCCGATCCGCGCGGCATGGATACCGCCTGGAACCGAGCACCGCGTCATGATCCGCGGCGAAGTCGAGTACCGCTCGATCTATCTGGACACCGCGCGTATCGCGGCGCCCGCGGCCGCCGCGGCCATACTTTCGATGACCCCGCTATTGCGCGAGGTGTTCGAGCGCATCAGCCTGGAACCCTTTGACGCCGACTGGTCCCAGGGCGCGCCGTGCAACCTGCTGGCCGTGTGCATGGACGAATTGCGCGCGGCAAGACAGGAGCCCATGCTGCTGCCCGTGCCCACGGATCGCCGCCTGGCCGGCCTGAACCTGGAGGAACTGCCGCCCGAACTGGATGCGCTATCGCAACGTGTCGGCGCGAGCGCGCGCACCATCACCCGGATCTTCCAACGCGAAACCGGCATGAGCTATCAGGCCTGGCGGCAGCTCTGGCGCCTGCTGCGCGCCGTGGATCTGCTGGCTGCGGGCCAGAGCGTGACCGCGGTGGCGTTCGATCTGGGCTTTGCCAGCGACAGCGCGTTTATCGCGTACTTCCGGCAGATGACGGGGGAGACGCCGGGGCGGTATGTACTCAACGAGCGATGA
- a CDS encoding MFS transporter — MSRRPPLLLVIPLLSFPQIVETMYSPALPLIATAYRATPEEAAQTLSLWFVAFAFGVVVWGRLCDSRGRRPALLAGLALYALGAGWVMAAGDFTQLLAARLICAFGAAAGSIVTQTALRDSYQGPTLARVFSILGMALAASPAVGMYAGQEIAAAGGLQGVFLALVLLAVALLGASALLWPETRPQSHAAAPFWPTLRAMLQDRAIWRSAALIAIFNLAIFGYYQLGPFLFARLQDAWLGFGESGLALAAASLCGAFLNTALLRRGYASERLVLLGIGLMAPGAALVAAFIGSPAFLIGMAVIAAAYAIAIPNILAHALRAYACAAGTAGAILSLIYYNLLGASLVLAGLGQRLDLLLGCCALLAAAVHVKWRPGA, encoded by the coding sequence ATGTCCCGCCGTCCGCCTCTTCTGCTCGTCATTCCGCTGCTGAGTTTTCCGCAGATCGTCGAGACGATGTACAGCCCCGCCTTGCCGTTGATCGCAACAGCCTATCGGGCCACGCCAGAGGAAGCTGCGCAGACGCTCTCGCTCTGGTTCGTGGCCTTTGCCTTCGGCGTGGTGGTCTGGGGTCGTCTATGTGATTCCCGGGGCCGCCGGCCGGCGCTGCTGGCAGGGCTGGCGCTATATGCACTGGGCGCGGGCTGGGTCATGGCAGCGGGCGATTTCACGCAGTTGCTCGCTGCCAGATTGATCTGCGCCTTCGGCGCGGCCGCGGGCTCAATCGTAACGCAGACGGCGCTGCGGGATAGCTATCAGGGTCCGACGCTGGCCCGGGTCTTCTCCATTCTGGGAATGGCGTTGGCCGCGAGCCCTGCGGTCGGCATGTATGCCGGGCAGGAGATCGCGGCGGCCGGCGGGCTCCAGGGCGTCTTTCTCGCGCTGGTCCTGCTCGCCGTCGCGCTGCTCGGGGCCAGCGCATTGCTGTGGCCGGAAACCCGGCCGCAGTCCCATGCGGCGGCGCCCTTCTGGCCGACGCTGCGCGCCATGCTGCAAGACCGGGCGATCTGGCGCAGCGCGGCGCTGATCGCCATTTTCAACCTGGCGATTTTCGGCTATTACCAGCTGGGTCCATTCCTTTTCGCCCGCTTGCAGGATGCGTGGTTGGGGTTCGGCGAAAGCGGGTTGGCGCTGGCCGCGGCGTCGCTGTGCGGCGCGTTCCTGAACACGGCGCTGCTGCGGCGGGGGTATGCGTCCGAACGCCTCGTCCTGCTGGGTATTGGTCTGATGGCGCCAGGCGCGGCGCTGGTTGCCGCGTTTATCGGGAGTCCGGCGTTTCTCATCGGCATGGCCGTGATTGCAGCGGCCTACGCGATCGCGATACCCAACATCCTGGCCCATGCCTTGCGCGCCTATGCCTGCGCCGCGGGGACGGCTGGCGCGATCTTGAGCCTGATCTACTACAACCTGCTGGGGGCCTCGTTGGTTCTTGCGGGGCTGGGGCAAAGGCTGGACCTATTGTTGGGCTGCTGTGCCCTGTTGGCGGCCGCCGTGCACGTGAAATGGCGCCCCGGCGCTTGA
- a CDS encoding ATP-binding protein codes for MTLQRRLIIAVLLAAPLAWLLTIAGTYWRAAHEINELYDTDMLRLAEQTLAVAALLPPRASIPGPLQAPHPPNSGDASGKDLSVAIWRDAGAPLVLDAEALQFPRDPSQEGFVDSTVNGVPWRIYYLASDDKTTRVAVGQRIGEREDLMVAYIASQIAPWLIGLPVLIAMLILSVRRALRPVRMLSQALENRRPDDGTPLSEAAAPAELKILVQAMNDLLARVASLIEQERRLTADAAHELRTPLAALRAQWEVAQRAQDATLRADAQRSVGAGLDRLDRLVAQLLTLARLDSNGPSGFDDAVNWSLVAEQAVGDCLWIANRRDIEIDIEWPDGKENALPTAGSNNALAIMLKNLLDNAVRYGPRHTRVRLTLGARAILIDDAGAGIAPEVLPRLGDRFVRAAGNEESGSGLGVSIARRIAHNHGLMVRYDMRGAAADFPAGLRVSILRRESTQST; via the coding sequence ATGACGCTGCAGCGCAGGCTGATCATTGCCGTGCTGCTGGCCGCTCCCCTGGCATGGCTGCTGACCATTGCAGGAACCTACTGGCGCGCCGCACACGAAATCAACGAGCTCTACGACACCGACATGCTGCGTCTGGCTGAGCAGACGCTTGCGGTCGCGGCCCTGCTTCCCCCCCGCGCCAGCATTCCCGGCCCGCTTCAAGCACCCCATCCGCCGAACTCTGGAGACGCCAGCGGCAAAGACCTGTCCGTGGCGATATGGCGCGACGCAGGCGCGCCGCTTGTACTGGATGCCGAAGCGCTCCAATTCCCGCGCGACCCGTCCCAGGAGGGCTTTGTCGACAGTACGGTCAACGGCGTGCCATGGCGGATTTATTACCTCGCCAGCGACGACAAGACAACGCGCGTCGCGGTGGGCCAGCGCATCGGTGAGCGCGAAGATCTCATGGTCGCCTACATCGCAAGCCAGATCGCTCCCTGGCTGATCGGACTACCTGTACTCATCGCCATGCTCATTCTTTCCGTGCGCCGCGCTCTGCGGCCCGTGCGCATGCTGTCCCAGGCCTTGGAGAATCGCCGTCCCGATGACGGCACGCCGCTGTCCGAGGCTGCCGCGCCGGCGGAACTCAAAATTCTCGTGCAAGCCATGAATGACTTGCTGGCACGAGTCGCCAGTCTTATCGAACAGGAACGCCGCCTGACCGCGGACGCCGCCCATGAATTGCGCACGCCGCTCGCCGCCTTGCGCGCGCAGTGGGAAGTGGCGCAGCGCGCGCAGGACGCAACGTTGCGAGCGGATGCCCAACGCAGCGTGGGTGCGGGGCTGGACCGCCTGGACCGGCTGGTAGCTCAGTTGTTGACGCTGGCGCGGCTCGACAGCAACGGCCCCTCGGGTTTTGACGACGCCGTCAACTGGAGCCTGGTGGCCGAGCAGGCGGTCGGTGACTGCCTCTGGATCGCAAACCGGCGCGACATCGAGATCGATATCGAATGGCCGGACGGAAAGGAAAACGCGCTTCCGACGGCCGGCAGCAACAATGCGCTGGCCATCATGCTGAAGAATCTGCTGGATAACGCCGTGCGCTATGGCCCGCGGCATACACGCGTGCGTCTGACGCTTGGCGCCCGCGCCATCCTCATCGATGATGCTGGCGCGGGCATCGCGCCCGAGGTCCTGCCACGGCTGGGCGACCGGTTCGTGCGCGCCGCCGGCAATGAAGAATCCGGCAGCGGCCTGGGCGTGTCGATCGCGCGCCGCATCGCACACAATCATGGTCTGATGGTGCGCTATGACATGCGCGGCGCGGCTGCCGACTTTCCCGCCGGCCTGCGTGTTTCGATCCTGCGCCGTGAGAGCACCCAATCGACTTGA
- a CDS encoding response regulator, producing the protein MRILIVEDDPLIGDGLKNGLRLLGYAVDWFVNGQEGDHALRAVHYDAVVLDLGLPSEDGVTLLTRWRQAGIDVPVVILTARDAVESRIGGLDAGADDYLIKPITLDELAARLRAVTRRLAGKPEPVWRHGDLEYQPASHEARWKGLAVDLTVREAQLLELFLTHPSRVLTRDFIRDKLYDWDSDLESNALEVHVHHLRKKIHPKLIRTLRGAGYALGQVETEA; encoded by the coding sequence ATGCGAATTCTTATCGTCGAAGATGACCCGCTGATAGGCGATGGCCTCAAGAACGGCCTGCGGCTGCTGGGGTACGCGGTGGATTGGTTCGTCAACGGTCAAGAGGGCGACCATGCCCTGCGCGCCGTGCACTACGATGCGGTGGTGCTGGATCTTGGTCTGCCATCCGAAGACGGGGTGACGTTGCTGACACGTTGGCGCCAAGCCGGAATCGACGTCCCCGTGGTCATACTGACAGCGCGCGACGCCGTCGAAAGCCGGATAGGCGGACTCGACGCTGGCGCGGACGACTACCTGATCAAACCCATCACGCTGGATGAACTGGCCGCCCGTCTGCGCGCCGTCACGCGCCGGCTGGCGGGCAAGCCCGAACCCGTATGGCGCCATGGGGACCTGGAGTATCAGCCGGCCTCGCATGAAGCGCGGTGGAAGGGACTGGCGGTGGATCTGACCGTACGCGAAGCACAGCTACTGGAGCTATTCCTGACGCATCCCAGCCGGGTGCTGACGCGCGATTTCATCCGCGACAAGCTCTACGACTGGGACTCCGACCTGGAAAGCAATGCCCTCGAGGTTCATGTGCATCATCTGCGCAAGAAGATCCATCCCAAGCTGATCCGCACACTGAGGGGCGCTGGCTACGCGCTGGGTCAGGTGGAGACCGAGGCATGA
- a CDS encoding thermostable hemolysin gives MDRPEIMTPQRKASPQSTDWPYTAPLARPRPALFVHPYDDPQRGCVESYIYLRYRQRFGARLKHWMPTLVSLQAEGQILAAAGFRGAAETLYLERYLSAPVEQYLRQRDLSVARRHIVETGQFAAVRPGAGRLLVPHLALHLHQQGFEWAVSTLTSELHHLFSRMGLAHQPLAAATPARLDPGERRDWGNYYEHDPQVFAGRLSLILNRFGESQS, from the coding sequence ATGGACCGACCAGAAATCATGACGCCGCAGCGCAAGGCCTCGCCACAGTCGACCGATTGGCCTTACACGGCTCCGCTCGCGCGGCCCCGCCCGGCATTGTTCGTGCATCCCTACGACGACCCGCAGCGCGGCTGTGTCGAATCCTATATCTACCTGCGCTACCGGCAGCGTTTTGGCGCTCGCCTGAAGCACTGGATGCCGACCTTGGTCAGCCTGCAGGCCGAAGGCCAGATCCTCGCCGCGGCAGGATTTCGCGGCGCGGCTGAAACCCTGTATCTGGAGCGCTATCTTTCGGCGCCGGTGGAGCAGTACCTGCGTCAGCGCGACTTGTCCGTGGCCCGTCGCCACATCGTCGAGACGGGCCAGTTCGCCGCCGTCCGGCCGGGCGCGGGACGGCTGCTGGTGCCCCATCTGGCACTGCATCTGCACCAGCAGGGCTTCGAATGGGCGGTCAGCACCCTGACCTCCGAACTGCACCACCTGTTCTCGCGCATGGGCCTGGCTCATCAGCCCCTGGCCGCCGCCACGCCCGCGCGGCTGGATCCTGGCGAACGGCGCGACTGGGGCAACTACTACGAACATGATCCTCAGGTATTTGCCGGGCGCCTGAGCCTTATTCTGAATCGATTCGGCGAGTCTCAATCATGA
- a CDS encoding AMP-binding protein, translating into MTGQEFLASLTRGDRRLQPALRSSVALTYAELSERVRVCADALSAYGPRVVATLLDNGADWIVADLACLAMGAVHLPLPLFFTPEQRQAAMSAAGASLLLTPASRHVQASSDMDVSEVTQLDGLAVRLLPFPAIPLPAGTSKITFTSGSTGQPKGVCLGSAQMLDVAHGLADATRGIGIGSHLTALPLPVLLENIAGVYAPLLEGACIHVSPLAEVGLQGSSQFDPGRFHAALTASEANSVIVLPQMLRAYAAWLAATRAPAPPQLRLMAVGGAAVGAPLLEQARRLGLPAYEGYGLSEAASVQTLNLPGADLPGSAGRPLPHARVRIAEDGEIEIAGTPFLGYLGVPATAGDWWPTGDLGRLDPAGYLHVEGRKKNVLITGFGRNVSPEWVEIELGNQPEIRHAVVYGDGEAELGAVIWPQGMASAAAIDAAIARANQRLPDYARIGRWLQARAEFSVDGGMATANGRPRRSAILQQHPDLFQSVRPFSPV; encoded by the coding sequence ATGACCGGTCAGGAGTTTCTTGCGTCGTTGACGCGCGGCGACCGTCGCTTGCAACCTGCCTTGCGTTCATCGGTGGCATTGACCTATGCAGAACTGTCGGAGCGGGTGCGGGTTTGCGCGGACGCGCTCTCTGCATATGGCCCGCGGGTAGTCGCGACGCTGTTGGACAACGGCGCGGATTGGATCGTTGCCGATCTGGCGTGCCTGGCGATGGGCGCCGTGCACTTGCCATTGCCGTTGTTCTTCACGCCGGAGCAGCGGCAGGCCGCGATGAGCGCGGCCGGCGCCAGCCTGCTGCTGACGCCGGCCAGCCGGCATGTGCAAGCAAGCTCCGACATGGATGTGTCCGAAGTCACCCAGCTCGACGGCCTGGCGGTCAGGCTGCTGCCTTTTCCGGCGATTCCCTTGCCGGCTGGCACATCCAAGATCACGTTCACGTCTGGCTCCACCGGGCAGCCCAAGGGCGTATGTCTGGGCAGCGCCCAGATGCTGGATGTCGCGCATGGCCTGGCCGACGCCACGCGCGGGATCGGCATCGGCAGCCATCTCACTGCCTTGCCTTTGCCCGTGTTGCTGGAGAACATCGCCGGCGTCTACGCGCCCCTGCTGGAAGGCGCGTGTATCCACGTATCGCCGTTGGCGGAGGTCGGGCTGCAGGGATCTTCCCAATTCGATCCCGGGCGATTTCACGCGGCGTTGACTGCGTCCGAGGCCAATAGCGTGATCGTGCTGCCGCAGATGCTGCGCGCCTACGCCGCCTGGCTGGCAGCGACCCGGGCGCCTGCGCCACCGCAGCTGCGCCTGATGGCTGTGGGCGGCGCCGCGGTGGGTGCGCCATTGCTGGAGCAGGCGCGCAGGCTTGGTCTTCCCGCCTACGAAGGATATGGCCTGTCTGAAGCCGCTTCCGTGCAGACGCTGAACCTGCCGGGCGCGGATTTGCCGGGCTCGGCGGGCCGGCCATTGCCGCATGCGCGAGTCCGCATTGCCGAAGACGGCGAGATCGAGATCGCCGGGACGCCGTTTCTTGGCTACCTCGGCGTTCCGGCGACGGCCGGCGATTGGTGGCCGACTGGCGATCTTGGTCGCCTGGATCCCGCAGGGTACCTGCATGTAGAAGGCCGCAAAAAGAACGTTCTCATCACGGGCTTCGGCCGCAACGTTTCGCCGGAGTGGGTCGAGATCGAACTGGGCAATCAGCCCGAGATCCGCCACGCAGTCGTGTACGGCGATGGCGAAGCCGAGCTGGGCGCCGTGATCTGGCCCCAGGGCATGGCTTCGGCGGCGGCCATCGACGCGGCCATAGCGCGGGCCAACCAGCGGCTGCCCGACTACGCCCGCATTGGCCGCTGGCTTCAGGCGCGCGCCGAGTTCTCGGTGGACGGGGGCATGGCTACCGCCAACGGACGGCCCCGCCGAAGCGCGATTCTTCAACAGCATCCGGACCTGTTCCAAAGCGTCCGGCCCTTTTCTCCGGTGTAA